TACTGTTGCATGATCATTATCTGAAGATATTGCGATAAATGGCAGATCAAGCATTGAATACTCTACTCTAAGCTCTTTTAGAAACTCCATTCCATCCATATTGGGCATATTATAGTCACTCAAAATCATATCTATACTCTCTTCAGATATAATTTTAAGTGCTTTTTGACCATCTTCTGCTTCATAGACTGTAAGGTTCTGTTTCTCTAAAATTCTTTTATAAAAGCTTCTTACCGGTTTTGAATCTTCTACTATTAGTATGCTTCTTGACTCATTTGCATCCAATCGCTGTATCAACTTTATTAAATACCCAAAGCGTTGCAACTCTGATTTTATAATATAATCTACAATATCGAAAGCAAACATCTCATCTCTAAATGTATCATCATTCAAACCTGTCATTACAACAACTTTGTAATGCGCATTTACAAGGTCTTTAATGTGTTCTCCACTACTGTCAGGTAAATTAATATCGGAAATTACAAGATCAAATCTTTTTTTTGAATTAATAATTTTTTTTATTTCAGCATATGTCTCTATTACTTCAAACTCAATATGAGAAAAATGATTTATTAATGCTTTAAGCAAAATTTTTTGATAAATTCGATCATCTTCGATCACCAAAATTTTTTTCACCTGTAACTCCCGAATATACTACAAAATTATATTAGCTACAATTATTTTATTTCATGATTTACTATAATGTGTAATATGCAGAAAAAACTTATAAAAAATTAGATGGAAATGTGTGATTGATTTAAATAGCATACTAAAATTTACTAAAATAGCATTATATAAAACTGGTTCAATTATTCTACTCAATATTACTTTGATAAACTTAAAAATTTAAAATGTTTTATAAAAATATACATATAATAAATATATTAATCGATTATAGCCTTAATATAGTTCTAAATTAAAAATAGTCTTTCAATTTAATTTGATTATCTTATTAAGAATTACTGATATAAAAAATATCTTTTTATAGATATTTTTGAGAAGAAAATCATATATCCACTCCATCCCAAAACTCATCATAGCTAAGATTGGTTTGAGCGTTTTCATCCATCAGGTTTTTCTCCATCAGCTCTTTTTGAACCTGATCGAAGTAGGCATCGAGTGCCTCTTCGATAATCTGTTCAGGAGACTTTTTGAGAATTTCAGAAAAGATATGAAGGTTTTCAATTGTTTCTGCACGTAGACGCAGTGTTTGATTATTTTGCTCTTTCATACCAAAATTATACCGAACCTACTCTTTCTTTATCCAAAATCTTCTCTATAGCACTCTCTTGTTCTTGATACCCAAGAGCTCCAGAAATCTCTTCTTCTTTTAGTTTAATTCCATCAGGAACTTTTTCACTATGCAACTGTACAGCTGTCTGCTTGTAGTTTGGCTCGTAAGACTTTGGATCAAAAAGTGACTGGGTAAGAGTATTAACCAACTGTGTATTAAAGTGAAAAGGCACAAAGACTGTCCCCTCACGCACTGCTTCAGTCACACGAACAACTACATTATCAACTTTTCCTCTTG
This sequence is a window from Hydrogenimonas thermophila. Protein-coding genes within it:
- a CDS encoding GGDEF domain-containing response regulator yields the protein MKKILVIEDDRIYQKILLKALINHFSHIEFEVIETYAEIKKIINSKKRFDLVISDINLPDSSGEHIKDLVNAHYKVVVMTGLNDDTFRDEMFAFDIVDYIIKSELQRFGYLIKLIQRLDANESRSILIVEDSKPVRSFYKRILEKQNLTVYEAEDGQKALKIISEESIDMILSDYNMPNMDGMEFLKELRVEYSMLDLPFIAISSDNDHATVARFLKLGANDYLRKPFGKEELICRINNSLDMLDMLQHVKESATTDALTGMHNRHYLYEIAEKIMAQSKRLDYPLSLVIFDIDFFKKINDKYG